The Hippocampus zosterae strain Florida chromosome 11, ASM2543408v3, whole genome shotgun sequence genome includes the window TCCCCCCTCCTGTGGCAAAATACAAACGGTGATAAAACATTTGCGACCATGTCTTCGGCACGTGTTTATACACCGGTAGCTCACATTCAGATAGATGGTGTGGAATGCATTGATGATTCCGGTGTAGCGATGGTACCCGGTCACCTGGAAGGCCAGTCTGGCTCGAACCATGTCCAATGGATAAGTGCATATCACCGCTGTCATACCTGACAAGACGGGGGTGaatcatttaattaaaaaaaaaacgaattaaaccacacaacagCAAATTTCCACTAGGTGGAGCCAAAGTGCAAACAGCCAATCGTGGGAGACGCACAGACAAAAGAAATCAtgtcaagggacaatttagagcaggggtgtccaaactttttgccaagggggccagattttatgtggtaaaatgtcgggaggccgaccttggctgacattctttacattgaacaacaatattgttcaacaaattttagtaagccagtctgtttcacatttccatttttattttaatttcaacaatcttaagaatttcttttggttcatttgaaacgggtatatcacatgcaactgcttattcacttgactttttcttaaacagaagtctcctgagtgcaaattgattgatttgaaacataaaatgtatcaccatgacttttcaatagtcacaaaacctttgactcgaacaacagggaaatgaacaagcaatacacatatccacaactgcaaggatcatttgaaatatgacatatcagtcaatataaacacggagtgatgtctggttaactcgtgagtgatgccctctagtgtctaaatgttattactcatttagtgaatgctattactcatttagccactagagggaagcagtactctatgaaacatcacttaccagtctatgagacctcagtcaatgcaacacgtgttccattgcgcccaacctgcgggccagaggcactgattttatgacaggggccgagggccggatttggcccccgggccggactttggacatacctgatttagagtgatcaattaacctactgcgcatgtttttggagtgtgggagatCCCCATTTTAAGGAGCTAACGTCataccaaaaaatgttttcaaacctACCTGCCATGGAACCGGCCATGAGGCGGTGAATATGTCCGGAGATCCCAAGTTGTTTACTAAGCAGCTGTTGAGCAAATGAAAATGCATGCAGGAGGTGCAAGTTGTCATTCAAGGCCAAGGGCATCCCATTTACTGACATTTTTACCCCACACTAGAGGAAGGACCATACCTTTTTATAATGATCAAAGGCCATGAACTGGATCGCACCGTAAGGAAATATCCTCACCATCATCGCACCATTACCCTTGTACAAGCCGCGGAAGCCTTCTTTTTTTGGCACAGCTTTTAAAGTGGAAAACACGCCTGAAATCGAAAGAGGCGCAATGAAGTCCATAATTATCGGGCGACGCTAAATGAATTCAAATTACGATTTGTCAACAGATTACCCAGGTGTTTGTAGTGGGGATTCTGGGCCTGAAGCAGAATCTTTACCCGGTCTAGAGGAGCGATTGTAGACTTGGCACAGCATCCTGCAACACCTACGGCAGAGAAGTAACTGAATGAACAAGGATTCTCCACCAAAGAAACGCAGAGAAATTCCTTTCATATTGTTAACTCTTGACTTTTTAACTGCTCGTATTTGTGACTCTAAAGAGCCTTCTCACCCTATTACCCTTaaagcaacagatatttgaacagaAGCTACACATGTAGCCAGATAATTTAATACTCATAGGCAgatgttctttatcctctgcattgAAAGACCAATATTATTGCAGCCTATTGAGGCGCCATGACAGTCTTCATGTGCAGGTGTATGACATACTGCTCCCAGGAGGCAAAGGAGAATACACCAAAAGAGGCAGCACAATGCCTGCTAAATTGACTAAACAAATGTGGCAAAAACGGTTTAATTATTTCCACTTTAtttaagaatgtttttataaagtgcaaTCTTCAAAAAGTGACGATAATTTACAAGTTGAATTCAGCAGCATGGCTGGAGAGTACTTCCtccacaaatgaaaacacagTTGACACTTTTTCTGTCTTTATAAGCGCTTGCTTTTTGTCCTTCACTCTGAGCTCGTAGTAGCGCTCGCCTTGTCTTAACCCCCTAGCACTGCCTTGAGCTGTCATGGCAGCAGTGCGTATACTCGGCATTGGCCTACCAGTCGGGAGAGCAGTGAAATTctgagggggggaaaatgcACATCGACAAATACGACACGTCCGTGTTAACGTTGTTAACATATAACTGTGGCATTTTTAATAGTGTTGTGACTTGTATGAGCTCGATACTGGATTGACATGATGTCATGTGAAAATACTATTTAAGAATGGAGTACAAACATTTTCGTGTTTGTAAAAATGGTTGGTTTGCAATGGAGAGACAGCGTAGAGGGACAGACAGTAGATAGCGAAAACAGGACAACGTGGTTGAGGGATGAGCGAACAAAGGGCACAACAATAGTCTAGCAACAACAATATAAATCACGTGACCAGAGCCCCAACAATACTGGCAgactgcaattattattattattatttttaaacaggaaACATGGAGCAAGCCGGGAAGCAAATTTGATCATGGTGCCCCGAAATGACATGTctaaataataatcatgtgtCACGACCTACCTCCAGCAACAAAAGAGCGGAGCCAATAGTGGTCTATTCGCGCTTTAGTGCTGCTTAAGGCTGGAGGTGCGGGgacaggagcagcagcagcctccGATGTCATCCTGGATGCTCACAAATCCACCTCATGCGTCACTACCAAGCAAAAATAGACATATCATTATATATTGGTCATCAGCAAAGGCATTGCCCAACATTCTTGGATTTGGGGATGTGTCgagtaaaatccatccattgtaTGTACTATAAAATACTGCACTGTACTTACGACTTGAAATTCTGTACATACACCGTTAATAGCAATGGAATAAATGTTCCGTCAGTAAAATGACTTTGCCGTCGCCTTGTTCCTGGATACGACGCTAGCTCACACGACACGCGACATAAATATGAGTGTCGCTAAACAATCATGATCTGACAACGTAACCTGTCGAATAAGAAGATATGCCGATGTTTCCGATGTTCACGTAATGCTGAACAAGTCACAAGAGCTGGAGTGCCCTTCGCTCTTGCTTGACAAGCGCTCGCTAGTGACGTAGATGACGTCAGTTTCACGCGCCATATTGGAGTTGTGTTTCCGTTCCGAAACTTTACACCACAATCAACATGGCAACGATCATCTCTGTTTTTAATAGAGCAAGACGTGAACATAATTTAGTTCCTAGCCATAGCGAAGTTTCCAAAGTTCACGTAGTACTTAACAAGGGGAAGGATGGCCTCAGCTCTTGGTCTACGAGCGCACGCTAATGACGTAAAAGACGTCAATTGAGCGCGCCATAGTGAACCAACATTTCcgttccaaaacctgacactTTAATCGACATGGCAGCGACCGTCTCTGTGTTTAATACAGCAAGACGCGGCTCTAAATTAGGTTCTGAGCATCAAGGCGGCGACGTTATTCAGGTGGAAGCCCGGGAGGATGAAGAGCAGTGCATTAAGCTGGCGGAGATCCTTGAGCTTCTTTTGGCTGCCGGATATTTTCGGGCCCGCATCAAGGGACTGTCATCTTTTGATAAGGTGGTCGGCGGAATGACTTGGTGCATCACTACGTGTAACTATGACATTGACGTTGATCTTCTTTTTCAAGAAAACTCAACCATCGGCCAGAAAATAGCTTTGACTGAGAAACTTGTGTCCGTTTTGCCGAAAATGAAATGTCCTCATCTCCTGGAGCCTCATCAAATCCAAGGGCttgattttattcatatttttccaGTGATACAGTGGCTAGTGAAGCGGGCGATCGAGACTAGAGAGCAAATGGGCGATTACGTGAGAGCCTACTCCATATCTCAGTTCCAGAAGGCCTTCAACCTTCCAGAGGATGAAGACTTCCATCAAAGAAGAGACAAGGCAGTGGGAGCAGTTCTTGATATCCTGGAAGTATACAAACCACAGAGAAAATACAGAAGGCAAAAGGAGGCAGGGGAGCTACTGGATGAGGAGTCCAAGGTTCACTCTACATTGCTGGAATATGGCAGGCAATATGGATTCAGCAAACAAGATAAgtcaggggaaaaaatggcGTTGACAACGAAAGACTCTGTGAAACAGTTGTCAGAGGAAGAAGTTCAGTGGGCGgcggaggagaagcggatcaaaAGTCTGATGAACACAATGGCCGCCATGGCCAATCTAGAGGGCCAGCTGACGGCACGCACGGTGGGGGATATTGTGGGACAGCGGTCTGAAGAGATCAAACAGATCGCTTCCGAGTATGCTGAGAAACACATGGAGGCATCGGAGGACTCTTCAGAGTGGTATGGCCCACTTCACCAACACCTCAGAGCTGTTGCCTCTCTGAACAAACAGATCCAGCAGATGATTAACCAGCGTGCTGAGCTAAAAGCCCGGCATGCCGAAGTTAAGAAAGGCTGCGATGAAGCCAAGATGAAGCTGACCGAGGTCACCCAGCGGTCGGATAGACTGATGAATGAGGTGATGATTTTCGAGGATGTGGAACGTCAGGCTGACCACAACATGCTCGAGAAGCTGAGGTCTCTGGTAACATCGAATGAAAACTTGAAACTTCAAGAGCAGGAGTTTCGTACCCACTGTAAAGATGAGATGGTCCGCCTGCAGCAGAGTATTGAAAATTTAAGCGCAGCATCCGGAGTTGGtacagaggaggagaaggagagaaACCAATTGATTGACAAACAGTATAATGCGGATAGAGAGAAGCTACAGAAGGTCCGTCTGCTTATGGCTAGGAGGAATCGTGACATCGCCGTTTTGCAGAGAAAGATCGACGAAGTGCCTTGCCGTGCAGAACTCGCACAGTACCAGAAGAGATTCATTGAGCTCTATTGCCAAGTTTCTGCAACGCACAAAGAGACCAAACAGTTCTTTACCTTGTATAATACATTGGATGACCAGAAAGTTTATCTCGAGAAGGAGGTTAATTTGCTGAATTCCATTCACGACAACTTCCAACAAGCCATGTCCTCTTCAGCCGCAAAGGAACAGTTCCTCAGACAGATGGAGCAGATCGTGGAGGGAATCGGACAGAGTCGTATCAAGATGGAGAAGAAAAAGCAGGAGAACAAAATGAGGAGAGATCAGCTGAACGACAAATATCTGGAGCTGCTCGACATCCAGAGACTTTATTTCCAAACCGTCAAAGACTTTCAAGAGGAATGCCGAAAGAATGAAATGCTGCTGTCCAAGTTGAGAGCAAAAGGAGCATCTTAGGTATATTGCTGGAGGTAAACGATGAGATTATATTAGCGCGCAGTCTTTGCATACGCAATAAAAACCGATAGATGTACGTATTCTGAACAATGAACAAATCTTGATGATGCTGTACAGATTCTGAACCGACTGACCGGGACATGATCCGCGGTCGGCCACCTTCCTGGAGGCCTTGCTTTGGAGAATTTTGCATCGACCGACTGGGCCCACTGAATTTTGAGGAGGGGCCGCTTCTCCAAAGGAGTCTTTCTGCAGCGCTTCATCTTATTAAATCGCTACTCACACTATTCTAGTTAACATTGTGTAACTTCAAATTATGCAGCCACGTCATCCTGTAAGAGGGATTCCCCCATCTTACCCATGGTTCTTTGTCACCTGGCTTGTGAAGCCTTGTGAGTTGTATGTGTACACATATAATGTAACTTGACTTGCCCCCCCAGGCCCCCAATAGTGATATTGTTCTTGTAATATTAAAATCTATATACcgttggctcaaaaagtacccAAAAATGATGTCACAGTTTCTCAATGCTCAGGTAAGTTCCAATCCCGATTATGATTCAGCAATCACGACTCACCCGATTTCTGAATTTGATCATTTGACATTCGCATGCCCGAATGTTCTTGCGATGGATTCAAATGGGTAGATTTTGCTATTTAATTCATATTCGACAAACACAATCAGAATACCGTTTTTTTGACTAGTGGGGCTGCATCGAACATAATCTTGTAACAAAAACTTgcgacttgacttcccctttaaaaccATACGACTATCTTAAAAGTGTGCAGCTGTGTGTCTTTAAAACATTTAATTCGCCCACTTTTTCCCCATGATGTGTTGTTTAATTCTCATATAACAACATTTTCTAAAGAATTTGACTTTTCTCAAAGATCATTTTTTCTCTTGAGACTACACACCTATTAATCTTCAAATTTtctcacaaatatatttttgatctagaaaaaaaaatctaacaaataTGCAACTATTTTACTAAAAAACATGCTTCACTTTATACTCGTACTCCCGCAACTTGCTAAGAAATTATGACTTCTCTAAAAACATGATACTTTGCTGTTATCatgttttttaatagaaaatatgcacttcaaaaaaatatatgactcaCGAAAAtgctgggcgggggggggggggggggggtccgaaaacattttaaaaattctccttgaaaataaaatgtgtcgAAAATATGCCTGCCTTTATTCTTGGAACATTTACGTTTACGCTTATCGAGGACGCGTGGCGGGAAAATGACTGCAGTCATACACGTTCACGCTTCCGATCCGCTTCCCGCTGACAGTTGACGTCCGTGTCTGGTTTTCGCGCCTCCCCTCCAGCCCGGAGACGACAAGCTCTACCCCGGCCGAACCCGAAGAAGGTTGGCGTCTGGCAGGAGGGAGCGCCGAGCGTGAGCGAGCGGGGCTACCCTGGCCGTGGCTGAGGCAGTGACAAGAGGGTTTGACGTTTTGACGACGCGAAACGAGCGAACCGCGCGGCGACGTGGCCACCGGGACTCCCCCGCCCCTCCAGCCCGTCCACCCGCCTGTCATGACCGCGTCTGTGTGGGAGCCCACCAGCCGAGCGATTCGCCATCAGCAGCGGTGGGCTAAATTTGCCGAGGAGGGGAAACGCATACAAGGTCTGGCTGTCTCGG containing:
- the ccdc93 gene encoding coiled-coil domain-containing protein 93 is translated as MAATVSVFNTARRGSKLGSEHQGGDVIQVEAREDEEQCIKLAEILELLLAAGYFRARIKGLSSFDKVVGGMTWCITTCNYDIDVDLLFQENSTIGQKIALTEKLVSVLPKMKCPHLLEPHQIQGLDFIHIFPVIQWLVKRAIETREQMGDYVRAYSISQFQKAFNLPEDEDFHQRRDKAVGAVLDILEVYKPQRKYRRQKEAGELLDEESKVHSTLLEYGRQYGFSKQDKSGEKMALTTKDSVKQLSEEEVQWAAEEKRIKSLMNTMAAMANLEGQLTARTVGDIVGQRSEEIKQIASEYAEKHMEASEDSSEWYGPLHQHLRAVASLNKQIQQMINQRAELKARHAEVKKGCDEAKMKLTEVTQRSDRLMNEVMIFEDVERQADHNMLEKLRSLVTSNENLKLQEQEFRTHCKDEMVRLQQSIENLSAASGVGTEEEKERNQLIDKQYNADREKLQKVRLLMARRNRDIAVLQRKIDEVPCRAELAQYQKRFIELYCQVSATHKETKQFFTLYNTLDDQKVYLEKEVNLLNSIHDNFQQAMSSSAAKEQFLRQMEQIVEGIGQSRIKMEKKKQENKMRRDQLNDKYLELLDIQRLYFQTVKDFQEECRKNEMLLSKLRAKGAS
- the slc25a16 gene encoding graves disease carrier protein, whose product is MTSEAAAAPVPAPPALSSTKARIDHYWLRSFVAGGVAGCCAKSTIAPLDRVKILLQAQNPHYKHLGVFSTLKAVPKKEGFRGLYKGNGAMMVRIFPYGAIQFMAFDHYKKLLSKQLGISGHIHRLMAGSMAGMTAVICTYPLDMVRARLAFQVTGYHRYTGIINAFHTIYLNEGGFLGFYRGLTPTLIGMAPYAGFSFFTFGTLKSLGLKHFPETLGRPSSDNPDVLVLKTKVNLLCGGVAGAIAQTISYPLDVARRRMQLGSVLPDGHKCVSLSKTLSYVYKEYGVKNGLYRGLSLNYIRCIPSQAVAFTTYEFMKQLLHLN